The Hemibagrus wyckioides isolate EC202008001 linkage group LG13, SWU_Hwy_1.0, whole genome shotgun sequence DNA window CCGGCAGCAGCAGCAAGAAGAGTCGGAGGAGTAGGAGCCGCAGCCGGAGTCGGGACCGAGACAGGAAGAGACGCCACCGCTCTCGTTCTCGCTCACGCTCCCGATCTCGATCTCCTGACCGGGAGAGGAGGAAGCGCAGGAGTCGCTGGCATTCCCGCAGCAGGTCCCGGAGTCCAGGTCgaggggacagagagaaaggctCAGACCGTTGGAGGGACAAACATGTGGACCGACCGCCTCCAGAGGAACCTGCTGTGGGTGACATCTACAACGGCAAAGTCACCAGCATCATGCAGTTTGGTTGCTTTGTGCAGCTTGAAGGGCTGAGGTTAGTTGCAGTGCTGACTTTCCCCTTGTGTCTCCCTTTGTTTCAATTTAACTTTGTGAAATCAGAAACAAATGTTCTTTTGACTTGTGATTCTGTTTCTCAAGGAACCCTTTATTGTCATCTGATGTATATACTTGTATGTGGATTATAGGAAACGTTGGGAGGGCTTGGTTCATATCTCTGAGCTTAGAAGAGAAGGCAGAGTGGCAAATGTGGCAGATGTGGTCAGCAAAGGTCAGAGGGTGAAGGTCAAGGTGTTGTCCTTTACAGGCTCCAAGACCAGTCTGAGCATGAAGGTAAGAGAGCAAAAAAACAGCTCTGTAAGCactttaaatctgtttaattaTTCCACtgctattaaaaaaacacttcctGCCTGAGACACTACTCAACCTTTAAAAAGTCTTGTATCTGTGGGTATCCTGCTGGTGTCAGCTGTGTGTTTCAACTTAACACTGTGCACATTATGTAAATAAGTGTAGACAAGGCTCAACGGTATCCTTTACTTGTAAGAATCTCTGAAAAAACACATCTGATCCCAGTGCCACTGTCGCTTAAAATGTGTACTAGTGCATTTCCAGTTGTTTTGGGGACAACATAAATCTAGAATACAATAGAAAATGTGATGCAAATGATGTTAAAATCCAATTATATATAATcctagggatttttttttatttaatagtgGCTGCTAATTGGTCAGaggcattaatgttagcatgaTATTCGTacttctcttttatttctgtatacAAGAGTTGTTTGCTTTCACATTTGTCAGGATGTTGACCAGGAAACAGGTGAGGACTTAAATCCCAACAGACGGAGAAATGTTGGTGGTGACGGTCAGGAGGAGTCAGCCATGAGGAATCCAGACAGACCCACCAACCTCAATCTGGGTCACGCTCCTGAGGTGGAGGATGACACACTAGAGCGCAAGAGACTCACCAAGATCTCTGATCCTGAGAAGTGGGAGATTAAACAAGTATGAACAACTGGTTTTGCAGAAATCTCATGatgctgctgtgtgtttagCTTTTTTGTGAATTGGCCACCTGTGTAGCAACATATTCCTGAATAATGACTTGGCCATTAGATGGCAGCATTTTCTTTACTAGTAAAATTGTGCTGATGCAGTGAAGACCTGTTGAATGTTATGTTAATGATTCATTCTTCATTCCTGTCTCCAGATGATTGCTGCCAATGTGCTGTCCAaagaggaattcccagactttGATGAGGAGACGGGGATCCTGCCTAAAGTTGACGATGAAGAGGGTACGCTAGACTTCTGCTCTTTTTAACATAAGATCCCATTCACACATTGTTTTTGAGCAGTATAACCATTCATGTCCATTTAGTGTGTTTTACCTTCTCTAATTGTGCATCTCTCAGATGAGGACCTGGAGATTGAACTGGTTGAAGAGGAGCCGCCTTTCCTGAGAGGACACACCAAACAGAGCATGGATATGAGTCCTGTCAAAATAGTGAAGGTCAATAAAACCTTCTGTTTAGAAGATTTAAGGAATGACTGGTTGTGCCTGTAACTCATTCACtgcctttatttctttttgtagaACCCTGATGGCTCGCTCTCTCAGGCAGCCATGATGCAGAGCGCTCTGGCTAAGGAGAGGCGGGAAGTAAAGCAGGCTCAGCGTGAGGCTGAGATGGACTCCATACCTATGGGCCTCAACAAGCACTGGGTGGACCCTCTACCTGATGGTAAGAATGTGCTGTTTTGAGTACTGTAGCCTTAAATATATATCAGTCAAAGCTTTAGGTAGGCTTGAAATATTAGCTGCGAATTTCTATGTGTAGTACATATTGTGACAGTTATACTGATCTTCACTCAAGATATTTTTATatagcctatatatatatatatatatctagaaTGCTCTTTTCCAGTTTACTCATTTTCAAAGAATTACTAGCCTTCTCTAAGCAGTTACTGAGCAAAATCTAGTGATCATTATGTAATGTTAATTTCTGCCCCTACCAAGCGTTAAAGGATACTACATTTCTAAACAGTGAGTTTGATGGGCATCTGGCTTCCTGCAGCCTGTTAAAAGGGTGTATGAAGGTTGATTTGTAGTTATCTCTGATCACTGTATGTCCTCTGGCCTGTCAAGAGTCTATCCTGCTTGTCCTTAATAAGTgcactacactgttcctcaaTGCCCTCCCCTcatctttatttacatacacacacagctgacgGCAGGCAGATTGCTGCTAACATGCGAGGCATTGGCATGATGCCCAACGACATCCCAGAGTGGAAGAAGCATGCTTTTGGTGGGAACAAAGCCTCATACGGAAAAAAGACGCAGCTGTCCATCATCGAGCAGCGAGAGAGTCTGCCCATCTACAAGCTTAAAGAGCAGCTCATTCAGGTCCGTTTTCTACATCCATGATGCAAATACAATCTGCTTTATGGTAACGATAACCCTTTATGTGGAATGTGGTGATGCTTTGCATTTCTTTTTCAAATGTCTTTCGTCTAAAGGTGTACTGGGCGCGTGACATGAGAAATCATGTTTCTCTGGTGTCATATTGTTGCAGGCTGTTCATGATAACCAAATCCTGATTGTGATTGGAGAGACAGGCTCAGGGAAGACCACACAGATCACTCAGTACCTGGCTGAGGCTGGATATACAGCGCGTGGGAAGATTGGCTGCACTCAGCCCAGAAGAGTGGCTGCCATGTCTGTGGCTAAGAGAGTGTCAGAAGAATATGGTTGCTGTTTGGGACAGGAGGTAAGCAAGCTATATTATTTACTATGCATTTAAAATGTCCAAGATATGTGCCTCAGAGTACTATAATCATGGTCAGAATCATAACgtatttctttctgtttaaaCAGGTGGGCTACACTATCCGTTTCGAGGACTGCACAAGTCCAGACACGGTCATCAAGTACATGACAGACGGTATGCTGCTGAGAGAGTGCCTGATTGACCCTGATCTGGGCCAGTATGCAATCATCATGTTGGACGAAGCTCACGAGAGGACCATCCACACTGACGTGCTCTTTGGCCTGCTCAAGAAGGTATGGCAAATGTGAAGAACATTATACTGTCCATTAGAATTTAAATGGAGTGGTTTGCACTTTTTAAAGGTCTGTTGCTTGTACTTGCCATGCACTTGTCAACCTAATCAATATAAACCTAATTAATATGGCAAGATTGAGAacagtgttgttgttttctcATTAAGAATTGGTTAATGAAACATACAGCAGAATGTTAATGTGGCTACATTGATTAGATGAAGTTGATTTAACTTTATAACAATCACATTGCTTTGCAGACTGTACAGAAACGCACAGACATGAAGCTGATTGTGACATCTGCTACACTGGACGCTGTGAAATTCTCCCAGTATTTCTACGAGGCCCCCATTTTCACCATCCCAGGTCGTACTTATCCAGTAGAGGTGCTGTACACTAAAGAGCCTGAGACAGATTACCTGGATGCCAGTCTGATTACGGTTATGCAGATCCACCTCACGGAGCCACCAGGTAAGCATCAGTATTATATACTTACAGACTGAAAatgtgcaaggcccttaatcttcaattgctcagttgaataaaatgCAAGAAATTgtaaatcactctggataagagcatctgccacatgccgtaaatgtaaatgaaatgaaaatctgcATTATAATTGCATTAGCCACTGGGGAGATCCAGCAGTCTGTCTGAGTGGTCCAAGAATAGATATACAGTAATGTTTTTCGTTTGAGCAGACTACAGTTTATTACTGTTAAACAGGTAAATTATCAAGtcatcaagttttttttttgttgcaataaataaatacagattgaGCTCCCAGAAAGCAAGTTTGACAATTTCTGATAATAACGTACGTTATAATGAAATATGTGATTTATAATGTAACTAGTCAAGTCAGTTCTTAGCACTTCAATAACTTTTGTTTGGATCTGTAGGTGATATTCTGGTCTTCTTGACGGGTCAAGAGGAGATCGACACAGCCTGTGAGATCCTGTATGAGCGAATGAAATCACTAGGCCCTGATGTGCCTGAGCTGATCATCCTACCTGTGTACTCTGCTCTGCCCAGTGAGATGCAGACCAGGATTTTTGACCCAGCTCCACCTGGCAGCAGAAAGGTAGCAGCTTCTCTCCTGTAGTAGTTTTGTACTGCAGCTTTTCAACCTTTAGCAATAATTTAACCGTGATATTGTACTTCACTTATTTGTGTAGGTGGTTATTGCAACAAACATTGCTGAGACTTCCCTGACCATTGATGGAATCTACTATGTAGTGGATCCAGGTTTTGTCAA harbors:
- the dhx8 gene encoding ATP-dependent RNA helicase DHX8 isoform X1, which encodes MAELGEDELKQLEYLSLVSKVCTELDNHLGISDKDLAEFVISLAEKNPTFDSFKSVLMKNGAEFTDSLVSNLLRLIQTMRPPSKASTSKAGSEPDVKPKNEKDRLKEMFPALCRADNPNTRTMLDEDDVKVAADAMKELEMFMPSAKATDSKSSKQRSEAGSSSKKSRRSRSRSRSRDRDRKRRHRSRSRSRSRSRSPDRERRKRRSRWHSRSRSRSPGRGDREKGSDRWRDKHVDRPPPEEPAVGDIYNGKVTSIMQFGCFVQLEGLRKRWEGLVHISELRREGRVANVADVVSKGQRVKVKVLSFTGSKTSLSMKDVDQETGEDLNPNRRRNVGGDGQEESAMRNPDRPTNLNLGHAPEVEDDTLERKRLTKISDPEKWEIKQMIAANVLSKEEFPDFDEETGILPKVDDEEDEDLEIELVEEEPPFLRGHTKQSMDMSPVKIVKNPDGSLSQAAMMQSALAKERREVKQAQREAEMDSIPMGLNKHWVDPLPDADGRQIAANMRGIGMMPNDIPEWKKHAFGGNKASYGKKTQLSIIEQRESLPIYKLKEQLIQAVHDNQILIVIGETGSGKTTQITQYLAEAGYTARGKIGCTQPRRVAAMSVAKRVSEEYGCCLGQEVGYTIRFEDCTSPDTVIKYMTDGMLLRECLIDPDLGQYAIIMLDEAHERTIHTDVLFGLLKKTVQKRTDMKLIVTSATLDAVKFSQYFYEAPIFTIPGRTYPVEVLYTKEPETDYLDASLITVMQIHLTEPPGDILVFLTGQEEIDTACEILYERMKSLGPDVPELIILPVYSALPSEMQTRIFDPAPPGSRKVVIATNIAETSLTIDGIYYVVDPGFVKQKVYNSKTGIDQLVVTPISQAQAKQRAGRAGRTGPGKCYRLYTERAYRDEMLTTNVPEIQRTNLASTVLSLKAMGINDLLSFDFMDAPPMETLITAMEQLYTLGALDDEGLLTRLGRRMAEFPLEPMLCKMLIMSVHLGCSEEMLTIVSMLSVQNVFYRPKDKQALADQKKAKFHQPEGDHLTLLAVYNSWKNNKFSNPWCYENFIQARSLRRAQDIRKQMLGIMDRHKLDVVSCGKATVRVQKAICSGFFRNAAKKDPQEGYRTLIDQQVVYIHPSSALFNRQPEWVVYHELVLTTKEYMREVTTIDPRWLVEFAPAFFKVSDPTRLSKQKKQQRLEPLYNRYEEPNAWRISRAFRRR
- the dhx8 gene encoding ATP-dependent RNA helicase DHX8 isoform X2, with the translated sequence MAELGEDELKQLEYLSLVSKVCTELDNHLGISDKDLAEFVISLAEKNPTFDSFKSVLMKNGAEFTDSLVSNLLRLIQTMRPPSKASTSKGSEPDVKPKNEKDRLKEMFPALCRADNPNTRTMLDEDDVKVAADAMKELEMFMPSAKATDSKSSKQRSEAGSSSKKSRRSRSRSRSRDRDRKRRHRSRSRSRSRSRSPDRERRKRRSRWHSRSRSRSPGRGDREKGSDRWRDKHVDRPPPEEPAVGDIYNGKVTSIMQFGCFVQLEGLRKRWEGLVHISELRREGRVANVADVVSKGQRVKVKVLSFTGSKTSLSMKDVDQETGEDLNPNRRRNVGGDGQEESAMRNPDRPTNLNLGHAPEVEDDTLERKRLTKISDPEKWEIKQMIAANVLSKEEFPDFDEETGILPKVDDEEDEDLEIELVEEEPPFLRGHTKQSMDMSPVKIVKNPDGSLSQAAMMQSALAKERREVKQAQREAEMDSIPMGLNKHWVDPLPDADGRQIAANMRGIGMMPNDIPEWKKHAFGGNKASYGKKTQLSIIEQRESLPIYKLKEQLIQAVHDNQILIVIGETGSGKTTQITQYLAEAGYTARGKIGCTQPRRVAAMSVAKRVSEEYGCCLGQEVGYTIRFEDCTSPDTVIKYMTDGMLLRECLIDPDLGQYAIIMLDEAHERTIHTDVLFGLLKKTVQKRTDMKLIVTSATLDAVKFSQYFYEAPIFTIPGRTYPVEVLYTKEPETDYLDASLITVMQIHLTEPPGDILVFLTGQEEIDTACEILYERMKSLGPDVPELIILPVYSALPSEMQTRIFDPAPPGSRKVVIATNIAETSLTIDGIYYVVDPGFVKQKVYNSKTGIDQLVVTPISQAQAKQRAGRAGRTGPGKCYRLYTERAYRDEMLTTNVPEIQRTNLASTVLSLKAMGINDLLSFDFMDAPPMETLITAMEQLYTLGALDDEGLLTRLGRRMAEFPLEPMLCKMLIMSVHLGCSEEMLTIVSMLSVQNVFYRPKDKQALADQKKAKFHQPEGDHLTLLAVYNSWKNNKFSNPWCYENFIQARSLRRAQDIRKQMLGIMDRHKLDVVSCGKATVRVQKAICSGFFRNAAKKDPQEGYRTLIDQQVVYIHPSSALFNRQPEWVVYHELVLTTKEYMREVTTIDPRWLVEFAPAFFKVSDPTRLSKQKKQQRLEPLYNRYEEPNAWRISRAFRRR